A portion of the Bacteroides faecium genome contains these proteins:
- the rbsK gene encoding ribokinase produces the protein MKVVVIGSSNIDMVAQVSHLPAPGETVGDANFMQSLGGKGANQAVAAARLGGSVTFVTSLGNDMYADILKKHFKKEGITTDYIIDDVHHPTGTALIFVADSGENCIAVAPGANYSLLPGSITHFSEVIDEADIIVMQAEIPYETIKKIALSAKQKGKKILFNPAPACLIDEELMKAIDILVVNELEASFISGIEYRDNNLEEIAETLLKAGTSNVVITLGSQGVYMKNAKATMQLPGCKVNAIDTIAAGDTFCGALAVVCAKKEIDQEALNFANTAAAIAVTRSGAQPSIPTLDEVKHFILEKELALSFNF, from the coding sequence ATGAAAGTAGTAGTTATTGGAAGTTCAAACATCGATATGGTTGCACAAGTCAGCCATCTCCCGGCACCCGGCGAAACAGTCGGAGATGCAAATTTCATGCAGTCCCTCGGAGGCAAAGGAGCGAACCAGGCTGTGGCAGCAGCCAGGCTTGGCGGCTCTGTGACGTTTGTCACCTCTTTGGGGAATGACATGTACGCGGATATTTTAAAAAAACACTTTAAGAAAGAAGGTATCACCACCGATTACATTATTGATGATGTCCATCATCCCACAGGAACCGCACTTATTTTTGTGGCTGACAGTGGTGAAAACTGCATTGCAGTAGCTCCTGGAGCTAACTATTCTTTATTACCCGGTTCAATCACCCATTTCTCAGAAGTAATCGACGAAGCTGATATCATCGTCATGCAGGCTGAGATTCCTTACGAAACAATAAAAAAAATAGCTCTATCGGCAAAACAAAAAGGTAAAAAGATATTGTTCAATCCCGCACCCGCCTGCCTGATCGATGAGGAACTGATGAAAGCCATTGATATACTAGTCGTCAATGAGCTGGAAGCTTCATTCATCTCAGGAATTGAGTATAGAGATAATAATCTCGAGGAAATTGCTGAAACATTGCTGAAAGCGGGTACAAGCAATGTCGTAATCACACTGGGAAGCCAAGGCGTGTATATGAAAAATGCAAAAGCAACCATGCAACTTCCCGGTTGTAAAGTAAATGCGATCGACACGATCGCCGCAGGTGACACTTTTTGCGGTGCATTGGCGGTCGTTTGTGCAAAGAAAGAAATAGATCAGGAAGCACTCAACTTTGCCAACACTGCGGCAGCCATCGCAGTCACACGTTCGGGTGCACAGCCGTCTATTCCCACTCTCGATGAAGTGAAACACTTCATACTTGAAAAAGAATTAGCCTTATCATTCAACTTTTAA
- the rbsK gene encoding ribokinase, which translates to METISSNRPKIVVIGSCNTDMVVKANRLPVPGETILGGTFYMNPGGKGANQAIAAARLGAEVTFISKIGYDLFGLQALEIYKSEKINTEFIFTDQKSPSGVALISVDSFGENSIIVAPGASRSLSIEDINKAEEKIKEADIILMQLEVPIETVEYAATIANQYGKKVILNPAPASTLSNSFLNNVHTILPNRIEAEMLSGIKVMDVESAHRAAKAIGEKGIENVVITLGKDGAYVKEKDEYTMVPAKEVETIDTTGAGDVFCGAFSVYLSKGHSLAESVKFANAAAAIAVTRIGAQSAIPYKREVNL; encoded by the coding sequence ATGGAAACTATATCTAGCAATCGACCCAAAATCGTAGTTATCGGAAGCTGTAATACCGATATGGTTGTGAAAGCCAACAGGCTACCTGTCCCCGGAGAAACCATTCTAGGTGGAACTTTCTATATGAACCCTGGGGGCAAAGGAGCCAATCAGGCTATCGCAGCAGCACGATTAGGAGCGGAAGTAACTTTTATCTCCAAAATTGGTTATGATCTATTTGGACTGCAAGCTTTAGAAATATACAAATCCGAGAAAATCAATACTGAATTTATATTCACCGATCAGAAAAGTCCGTCAGGAGTAGCTCTTATTTCTGTCGATTCTTTCGGAGAAAACAGCATCATCGTAGCACCGGGGGCCAGCCGTTCGCTTTCGATAGAAGATATCAATAAAGCTGAAGAAAAAATCAAGGAAGCTGATATTATACTCATGCAACTTGAAGTTCCGATAGAAACAGTGGAGTATGCAGCTACTATTGCCAACCAATATGGCAAGAAAGTAATACTCAACCCTGCGCCTGCCTCTACCTTGAGCAACTCCTTTTTAAATAATGTACATACTATATTGCCTAATCGTATAGAAGCAGAAATGCTATCAGGAATAAAGGTAATGGATGTTGAAAGTGCGCACCGGGCAGCTAAAGCCATCGGAGAAAAAGGTATAGAAAATGTCGTCATTACTTTGGGAAAAGATGGAGCCTACGTGAAAGAAAAGGACGAATATACCATGGTTCCTGCCAAAGAAGTAGAGACTATCGACACAACCGGAGCAGGAGATGTATTCTGTGGAGCATTCAGTGTTTATTTATCCAAAGGACATTCGTTGGCCGAATCCGTGAAGTTTGCAAATGCAGCGGCAGCTATTGCCGTCACACGCATCGGTGCCCAGAGCGCCATCCCATACAAAAGAGAAGTCAACTTATAA